One window of Phycodurus eques isolate BA_2022a chromosome 8, UOR_Pequ_1.1, whole genome shotgun sequence genomic DNA carries:
- the LOC133406196 gene encoding histamine H3 receptor, producing MGVLESNSTGNLTPAVSGGALPLPGYLALLLSVLMGTLVATVVAGNALVILAFVVDKSLRTQSNYFFLNLAISDFLVGAFCIPVYIPYNLTGRWMLSKSLCKVWLVMDYLLCTASVFNIVLISYDRFLSVTRAVKYRAQRNMTRQAVLKMVAVWALAFLLYGPAIIFWEAAVGHSVVPAHECYAEFYFTWYFLLCASTFEFFTPFVSVAYFNLSIYLNIHRRHRNAGVGPRHETPSPQPTKKQRDGAAWSVFFVKTRKVLCSEPIAVSAVIENDEGISPPYGASPDASQILAHREKSSPGGRNSRLFQHSPAVTASGRKTPGSRLSRDIKIAKSLAVIVCTFGICWAPYTLLMIIRAACSGTCVANYWYDITFWLLWLNSAINPFLYPLCHSSFRRAFSKILCPKKQSVQPQVAEAQSC from the exons ATGGGCGTGTTGGAGTCCAACTCCACCGGTAACTTGACCCCGGCGGTGTCCGGCGGCGCGCTGCCGCTGCCGGGTTACCTGGCGCTGCTTCTGTCGGTGCTCATGGGCACGCTGGTGGCCACGGTGGTCGCGGGCAACGCGCTGGTCATCCTTGCCTTCGTCGTGGACAAATCCCTGAGAACTCAGAGCAACTACTTCTTCCTCAACCTGGCCATATCTGATTTCCTCGTGG GTGCCTTCTGCATCCCGGTGTACATCCCGTACAACTTGACGGGCAGGTGGATGCTGAGCAAGAGTCTTTGCAAGGTGTGGCTGGTCATGGACTACCTGCTCTGCACCGCCTCCGTGTTCAACATCGTGCTCATCAGCTACGACCGCTTCCTGTCTGTCACCAGAGCT GTGAAATACAGAGCCCAGCGCAACATGACCCGCCAGGCGGTGCTCAAGATGGTGGCGGTGTGGGCGCTAGCCTTCCTCCTCTATGGCCCCGCCATCATCTTCTGGGAGGCGGCAGTGGGCCACAGCGTGGTGCCGGCTCACGAGTGCTACGCCGAGTTCTACTTCACCTGGTACTTCCTGCTGTGCGCCTCCACCTTCGAGTTCTTCACGCCCTTCGTGTCTGTGGCCTACTTCAACCTGAGCATCTACCTGAACATCCACCGGCGCCACAGGAACGCAGGCGTGGGCCCCCGCCACGAGACGCCGTCCCCCCAGCCGACGAAAAAACAGAGGGACGGCGCGGCGTGGTCCGTGTTCTTCGTCAAGACGCGCAAG GTGTTGTGCAGCGAGCCCATCGCCGTCTCGGCCGTCATCGAGAACGACGAGGGGATCTCGCCGCCCTACGGCGCCAGCCCCGACGCCAGTCAGATCCTGGCGCACAGGGAGAAGTCCTCGCCGGGCGGAAGGAACTCCAGGCTGTTCCAGCACTCGCCGGCGGTGACGGCGTCGGGCCGCAAGACGCCGGGATCCCGCCTTTCCCGAGACATCAAGATCGCCAAGTCCCTGGCCGTCATCGTGTGCACTTTTGGGATCTGCTGGGCCCCTTACACGCTGCTGATGATCATCCGCGCCGCCTGCAGCGGCACGTGCGTGGCCAACTACTGGTACGACATCACGTTCTGGCTCTTGTGGCTCAACTCGGCCATCAACCCGTTCCTGTACCCGCTTTGCCACAGCAGCTTCCGAAGGGCTTTCTCCAAGATCCTGTGTCCCAAGAAACAATCCGTCCAGCCTCAGGTGGCGGAGGCGCAGTCGTGTTAG